The Streptomyces sp. NBC_00670 genome window below encodes:
- the lexA gene encoding transcriptional repressor LexA: MTTTADSAAITAQDRSQGRLEPVHAMTEVPHPEGPKRSLPGRPPGIRADSSGLTDRQRRVIEVIRDSVQRRGYPPSMREIGQAVGLSSTSSVAHQLMALERKGFLRRDPHRPRAYEVRGSDQAAPVQPTDTAGKPAASYVPLVGRIAAGGPILAEESVEDVFPLPRQLVGDGELFVLKVVGDSMIEAAICDGDWVTVRRQPVAENGDIVAAMLEGEATVKRFKREDGHVWLLPHNAAYEPIPGDDATILGKVVAVLRRV, encoded by the coding sequence GTGACCACCACCGCAGACAGTGCCGCCATCACTGCCCAGGACCGTTCCCAGGGCCGACTCGAGCCGGTGCATGCGATGACGGAAGTTCCGCACCCCGAGGGACCAAAGAGGTCCCTGCCCGGGCGACCTCCCGGCATCCGGGCGGACAGCTCCGGGCTGACCGACCGGCAGCGCCGGGTGATCGAGGTCATCCGGGATTCCGTGCAGCGGCGCGGCTACCCGCCGTCGATGCGGGAGATCGGCCAGGCCGTGGGCCTGTCCAGCACCTCTTCCGTGGCGCACCAGCTGATGGCACTGGAGCGCAAGGGCTTCCTGCGCCGCGACCCGCACCGGCCGCGCGCGTACGAGGTGCGCGGCTCCGACCAGGCCGCTCCCGTGCAGCCCACCGACACGGCGGGCAAGCCGGCCGCGTCGTACGTGCCGCTGGTGGGCCGGATCGCCGCCGGTGGGCCGATCCTGGCCGAGGAGTCCGTGGAGGACGTGTTCCCGCTGCCGCGGCAGCTCGTCGGTGACGGTGAACTGTTCGTGCTGAAGGTCGTCGGTGACTCGATGATCGAGGCGGCGATCTGCGACGGGGACTGGGTCACCGTGCGACGTCAGCCGGTGGCGGAGAACGGGGACATCGTCGCCGCGATGCTGGAGGGTGAGGCGACGGTGAAGCGGTTCAAGCGTGAGGACGGGCATGTGTGGCTGTTGCCGCACAATGCGGCGTACGAGCCGATTCCTGGTGACGATGCGACGATTCTGGGCAAGGTGGTGGCGGTGCTGCGGCGGGTCTGA
- the nrdR gene encoding transcriptional regulator NrdR, whose protein sequence is MHCPFCRHPDSRVVDSRTTDDGTSIRRRRQCPDCSRRFTTVETCSLMVVKRSGVTEPFSRTKVINGVRKACQGRPVTEDALAQLGQRVEEAVRATGSAELTTHDVGLAILGPLQELDLVAYLRFASVYRAFDSLEDFEAAIAELRQQQTAHPVGDGAGGADDDDRAGAVTERRAADRAERQGADRAGRQGTDRGSGGTPAGVPVPATAAD, encoded by the coding sequence ATGCACTGCCCCTTCTGCAGGCATCCCGACAGCCGTGTCGTCGACAGCCGTACGACCGACGACGGCACCTCGATCCGCAGGCGCCGCCAGTGCCCCGACTGCTCCCGTCGTTTCACGACCGTGGAGACCTGTTCGCTGATGGTGGTCAAGCGGTCCGGGGTCACCGAACCCTTCAGCCGTACCAAGGTCATCAACGGCGTGCGCAAGGCATGCCAGGGGCGGCCCGTCACGGAAGACGCACTCGCCCAGCTCGGCCAGCGGGTCGAGGAGGCGGTGCGCGCCACCGGAAGCGCCGAGCTGACCACCCACGACGTGGGGCTGGCCATACTCGGACCCCTTCAGGAACTCGACCTCGTGGCCTATCTGCGGTTCGCGTCCGTCTACCGGGCGTTCGACTCGCTGGAGGACTTCGAGGCCGCCATCGCGGAACTCAGGCAGCAACAGACGGCGCACCCCGTCGGCGACGGGGCGGGAGGCGCGGACGACGACGACCGCGCGGGCGCCGTCACCGAACGCCGGGCGGCCGACCGTGCGGAACGCCAGGGAGCCGACCGAGCGGGACGGCAGGGAACCGACCGCGGGTCCGGAGGGACGCCCGCGGGCGTCCCCGTGCCCGCCACCGCCGCCGACTGA
- a CDS encoding vitamin B12-dependent ribonucleotide reductase yields MTETASGPARSSRAKGTKAGSKGLRIERIHTTPGVHPYDEVEWASRDVVMTNWRDGSVNFEQRGVEFPEFWSVNAVNIVTSKYFRGAVGTPQREVSLKQLIDRIVKTYRKAGEDNKYFASPADAEIFEHELAYALLHQIFSFNSPVWFNVGTPQPQQVSACFILSVDDSMESILDWYKEEGMIFKGGSGAGLNLSRIRSSKELLSSGGNASGPVSFMRGADASAGTIKSGGATRRAAKMVILDVDHPDVENFIQTKVKEEEKIRALRDAGFDMDLGGDDITSVQYQNANNSVRVNDTFMKAVETGGQFGLRARMTGEVIEEVDAKSLFRKMAEAAWACADPGIQYDDTINHWHTCPESGRINGSNPCSEYMHLDNTSCNLASLNLMKFLKDDGEGHQSFETERFQKLVELVITAMDISICFADFPTQKIGENTRAFRQLGIGYANLGALLMATGHAYDSDGGRALAGAITSLMTGTAYRRSAELAAVVGPYDGYARNAQPHQRVMKQHADANAVAVRMDDLDTPVWAAATEAWQDVQRLGEKNGFRNSQASVLAPTGTIGLAMSCDTTGVEPDLALVKFKKLVGGGSMQIVNGTVPQALRRLGYQEEQIEAIVAHIADNGNVIDAPGLKTEHYEVFDCAMGERAISPMGHVRMMAAIQPWISGAISKTVNMPETATVEEVEEIYYEAWKLGVKALAIYRDNCKVGQPLSAKTKDTKAAEKDAITEKAEETIRTAVEKVVEYRPVRKRLPKGRPGITTSFTVGGAEGYMTANSYPDDGLGEVFLKMSKQGSTLAGMMDAFSIAVSVGLQYGVPLETYVSKFTNMRFEPAGMTDDPDVRMAQSIVDYIFRRLALDFLPFETRSALGIHSAEERQRHLETGSYEPLDDEDVDVEGLAQSAPRAQELKAVATPKAEAAAALPAPKQAHTSAELVEMQLGIQADAPLCFSCGTKMQRAGSCYICEGCGSTSGCS; encoded by the coding sequence ATGACAGAGACGGCGAGCGGTCCGGCACGGAGTTCCCGCGCCAAGGGCACCAAGGCGGGCAGCAAGGGCCTGCGCATCGAGCGCATCCACACCACCCCCGGCGTACACCCGTACGACGAGGTGGAATGGGCGTCTCGTGACGTCGTCATGACCAACTGGCGCGACGGCTCGGTCAACTTCGAGCAGCGCGGCGTGGAGTTCCCCGAGTTCTGGTCGGTGAACGCGGTCAACATCGTCACCAGCAAGTACTTCCGCGGAGCCGTCGGCACTCCGCAGCGCGAGGTCAGCCTCAAGCAGCTGATCGACCGGATCGTGAAGACCTACCGGAAGGCCGGCGAGGACAACAAGTACTTCGCCTCGCCCGCCGACGCCGAGATCTTCGAGCACGAACTGGCGTACGCCCTCCTGCACCAGATCTTCAGCTTCAACAGCCCCGTCTGGTTCAACGTCGGCACCCCCCAGCCCCAGCAGGTCTCCGCCTGCTTCATCCTGTCTGTCGACGACTCCATGGAGTCGATCCTCGACTGGTACAAGGAAGAGGGCATGATCTTCAAGGGCGGCTCCGGCGCCGGCCTGAACCTCTCCCGCATCCGCTCCTCCAAGGAGCTCCTCTCCTCCGGCGGCAACGCCTCGGGCCCCGTCTCCTTCATGCGCGGCGCCGACGCCTCCGCCGGCACCATCAAGTCCGGCGGTGCCACCCGCCGCGCCGCCAAGATGGTGATCCTGGACGTCGACCACCCCGACGTGGAGAACTTCATCCAGACCAAGGTGAAGGAAGAGGAGAAGATCCGCGCCCTGCGCGACGCGGGCTTCGACATGGACCTGGGCGGCGACGACATCACGTCCGTCCAGTACCAGAACGCCAACAACTCCGTCCGCGTCAACGACACCTTCATGAAGGCCGTCGAGACCGGCGGACAGTTCGGGCTGCGCGCCCGGATGACCGGTGAGGTCATCGAGGAGGTCGACGCCAAGTCGCTCTTCCGCAAGATGGCCGAGGCCGCCTGGGCCTGCGCCGACCCCGGCATCCAGTACGACGACACCATCAACCACTGGCACACGTGCCCGGAGTCCGGCCGCATCAACGGCTCGAACCCGTGCAGCGAGTACATGCACCTGGACAACACGTCCTGCAACCTCGCCTCGCTCAACCTGATGAAGTTCCTCAAGGACGACGGCGAGGGCCACCAGTCCTTCGAGACCGAGCGGTTCCAGAAGCTCGTCGAGCTGGTCATCACCGCGATGGACATCTCGATCTGCTTCGCGGACTTCCCCACCCAGAAGATCGGCGAGAACACCCGCGCCTTCCGCCAGCTCGGCATCGGCTACGCCAACCTCGGCGCCCTGCTGATGGCCACCGGCCACGCCTACGACTCCGACGGCGGCCGCGCGCTCGCCGGTGCCATCACCTCCCTGATGACCGGCACCGCCTACCGCCGCTCCGCCGAGCTGGCCGCGGTCGTCGGCCCGTACGACGGCTACGCCCGCAACGCCCAGCCGCACCAGCGCGTCATGAAGCAGCACGCCGACGCCAACGCCGTGGCCGTCCGCATGGACGACCTCGACACCCCGGTGTGGGCCGCGGCCACCGAGGCCTGGCAGGACGTGCAGCGCCTCGGCGAGAAGAACGGCTTCCGCAACTCCCAGGCCTCCGTGCTCGCCCCCACCGGCACCATCGGCCTGGCGATGTCCTGCGACACCACCGGCGTCGAGCCGGACCTGGCGCTGGTCAAGTTCAAGAAGCTGGTCGGCGGCGGCTCGATGCAGATCGTCAACGGCACCGTCCCGCAGGCCCTGCGCCGCCTGGGCTACCAGGAGGAGCAGATCGAGGCGATCGTCGCCCACATCGCCGACAACGGCAACGTGATCGACGCCCCCGGCCTCAAGACCGAGCACTACGAGGTGTTCGACTGCGCCATGGGCGAGCGCGCCATCTCCCCGATGGGCCACGTCCGCATGATGGCCGCGATCCAGCCCTGGATCTCCGGCGCCATCTCCAAGACGGTCAACATGCCGGAGACGGCGACCGTCGAGGAGGTCGAGGAGATCTACTACGAGGCGTGGAAGCTGGGCGTCAAGGCGCTCGCCATCTACCGCGACAACTGCAAGGTCGGCCAGCCGCTGTCCGCCAAGACCAAGGACACCAAGGCCGCCGAGAAGGACGCGATCACCGAGAAGGCCGAGGAGACGATCCGTACCGCGGTCGAGAAGGTGGTCGAGTACCGCCCCGTCCGCAAGCGTCTCCCCAAGGGCCGCCCCGGCATCACCACGTCCTTCACCGTCGGCGGCGCCGAGGGCTACATGACGGCCAACTCCTACCCCGACGACGGTCTCGGCGAGGTCTTCCTCAAGATGTCCAAGCAGGGCTCCACCCTCGCGGGCATGATGGACGCCTTCTCCATCGCGGTCTCCGTCGGCCTCCAGTACGGGGTGCCGCTGGAGACGTACGTCTCGAAGTTCACCAACATGCGCTTCGAGCCGGCGGGCATGACCGACGACCCGGACGTGCGGATGGCGCAGTCGATCGTCGACTACATCTTCCGCCGCCTGGCGCTGGACTTCCTGCCCTTCGAGACCCGCTCCGCGCTCGGCATCCACTCCGCCGAGGAGCGCCAGCGTCACCTGGAGACCGGCTCCTACGAGCCGCTCGACGACGAGGACGTGGACGTCGAGGGCCTGGCGCAGTCGGCGCCCCGCGCCCAGGAGCTGAAGGCCGTCGCCACCCCGAAGGCGGAGGCCGCCGCGGCCCTGCCGGCCCCGAAGCAGGCCCACACCAGCGCGGAGCTGGTCGAGATGCAGCTCGGCATCCAGGCGGACGCCCCGCTCTGCTTCTCCTGCGGCACCAAGATGCAGCGGGCCGGCTCCTGCTACATCTGCGAGGGCTGCGGCTCCACGAGCGGCTGCAGCTGA
- a CDS encoding TerD family protein, whose amino-acid sequence MSGISKGIDKAEVAVKWDPSPTGEDPTDLDIVAGTFTGDDPYGAPVYVVHFDSRSPDGTINLNRDSHDGKGFGWDEVMTLELERLDPRYVRVVVGVVIQQRHGDRTFAGVLNPALRVREGYDVLAEDDFTGVPDATAATIAEFVRDADGEWEFRAGLTGFTDDDLATFPRVMGRARA is encoded by the coding sequence GTGAGCGGCATCAGCAAGGGGATCGACAAGGCCGAGGTCGCGGTCAAATGGGACCCGTCGCCCACCGGCGAGGACCCCACCGACCTGGACATCGTCGCCGGGACGTTCACGGGCGACGACCCGTACGGCGCACCGGTCTACGTGGTGCACTTCGACAGCCGGTCCCCGGACGGGACGATCAACCTCAACCGGGACAGCCACGACGGCAAGGGCTTCGGCTGGGACGAGGTCATGACGCTGGAGCTGGAGCGCCTCGACCCGCGGTACGTGCGGGTGGTGGTCGGCGTGGTGATCCAGCAGCGGCACGGCGACCGCACCTTCGCCGGCGTCCTCAACCCGGCGCTGCGCGTCCGCGAGGGCTACGACGTGCTCGCCGAGGACGACTTCACCGGCGTCCCGGACGCGACGGCGGCCACGATCGCGGAGTTCGTACGGGACGCCGACGGCGAGTGGGAGTTCCGCGCGGGCCTCACCGGCTTCACCGACGACGACCTGGCGACGTTCCCCCGCGTCATGGGCCGGGCCCGCGCCTGA
- a CDS encoding YdbC family protein, whose protein sequence is MLVKWIRCTVVDRRGFERGQRKWAGLPGEPGFRGQGGGFSRARPGVAHVFTFWESRTFYDSFMARSHDRLAATQSGTFKDQQVKLFDYRFDVKTGFEPRFTDADLVRIAHCRVHEERAEHFALMQEKVWNPAMAGSPGMIRGLFGEAPGPEFLILSMWQSAAEHGKYRAERVERLALRTQIEADVAAMTGDIVDLEPGWTV, encoded by the coding sequence GTGCTGGTCAAGTGGATTCGCTGCACCGTGGTGGACCGCCGCGGTTTCGAACGGGGGCAGCGGAAGTGGGCGGGGCTGCCGGGTGAGCCGGGCTTCAGGGGACAGGGCGGGGGCTTCAGCCGCGCCCGCCCCGGTGTGGCGCACGTCTTCACCTTCTGGGAGAGCCGCACGTTCTACGACTCCTTCATGGCCCGCTCCCACGACCGGCTGGCCGCCACGCAGTCCGGCACGTTCAAGGACCAGCAGGTCAAGCTGTTCGACTACCGCTTCGACGTGAAGACGGGCTTCGAGCCGCGCTTCACCGACGCCGACCTGGTCCGCATCGCGCACTGCCGGGTCCACGAGGAGCGGGCCGAGCACTTCGCGCTGATGCAGGAGAAGGTCTGGAACCCGGCGATGGCCGGCTCGCCGGGGATGATCCGCGGACTGTTCGGCGAGGCGCCGGGCCCCGAGTTCCTGATCCTCTCGATGTGGCAGTCGGCCGCCGAACACGGCAAGTACCGCGCCGAGCGGGTGGAGCGGCTGGCACTGCGCACACAGATCGAGGCGGACGTCGCCGCGATGACCGGCGACATCGTCGACCTGGAACCGGGCTGGACGGTGTGA
- a CDS encoding histidine phosphatase family protein, with translation MARPRRIVLVRHGESMGNADDTVYEREPDHALALTEKGRHQAGETGGRLRELFGGERVSVYVSPYRRTHETLREFRLDPGLVRIREEPRLREQDWGNWQDRDDVRLQKAYRDAYGHFFYRFAQGESGADVYDRVGGFLESLFRSFEAPDHPPNVLIVTHGLAMRLFCMRWFHWTVAEFESLSNPGNGETRMLVLGDNGKYTLDRPFERWRDPEPYGITG, from the coding sequence ATGGCACGACCACGGCGCATCGTCCTTGTCCGCCACGGGGAGTCGATGGGCAACGCCGACGACACCGTGTACGAACGCGAGCCCGACCACGCGCTGGCCCTCACCGAGAAGGGCCGGCACCAGGCGGGGGAGACGGGCGGGCGGCTGCGGGAACTCTTCGGCGGGGAGCGCGTGAGCGTATACGTGTCTCCGTACCGGAGAACGCACGAGACCCTCCGGGAGTTCCGGCTCGACCCCGGCCTCGTCCGCATCCGCGAGGAGCCCCGGCTGCGCGAGCAGGACTGGGGCAACTGGCAGGACCGTGACGACGTACGCCTGCAGAAGGCGTACCGGGACGCGTACGGCCACTTCTTCTACCGCTTCGCCCAGGGCGAGTCCGGGGCCGACGTGTACGACCGGGTCGGCGGCTTCCTGGAGAGCCTCTTCCGCAGCTTCGAGGCCCCCGACCACCCGCCCAACGTCCTCATCGTCACCCACGGCCTGGCCATGCGGCTGTTCTGCATGCGGTGGTTCCACTGGACGGTCGCCGAGTTCGAGTCCCTCTCGAACCCGGGCAACGGCGAAACCCGGATGCTGGTACTGGGAGACAACGGCAAGTACACACTCGATCGCCCGTTCGAGCGGTGGCGGGATCCGGAGCCGTACGGGATCACCGGTTAA
- a CDS encoding ADP-ribosylglycohydrolase family protein codes for MTADLSVLPSDGRLERALASLRGLAVGDALGSQFFVPENYPLLKRRELPAGPWQWTDDTEMACSVVAVLAAHRRIDQDALARSFAVHHDFDRGYGPAVNRLLRLVREGGDWRELAAALFNGQGSWGNGAAMRIAPLGAWYADDPEQATHQAEISAYPTHQHREAVVGAMAVAAAAALVAAPEGPPGAGALLDGVIALVPARSAVGAGLRRARDMLDYADAGTVAAVLGCGRRTTAHDTVPFALWSAARTLSDYEQGFWTTAQVGGDVDTTCAIVGGVIASHTQGSPPPAWQRQTEDLPTWAAPETHR; via the coding sequence ATGACCGCCGACCTCTCTGTTCTCCCTTCCGACGGGCGCCTGGAGCGCGCGCTGGCCAGTCTGCGCGGGCTCGCGGTGGGGGACGCGCTCGGCTCGCAGTTCTTCGTGCCGGAGAACTATCCGCTGCTCAAGCGGCGTGAGCTGCCCGCCGGGCCCTGGCAGTGGACCGACGACACCGAGATGGCGTGCTCGGTGGTGGCCGTGCTCGCCGCGCACCGCCGGATCGACCAGGACGCGCTCGCCCGCTCCTTCGCCGTCCACCACGACTTCGACCGCGGCTACGGGCCGGCCGTCAACCGGCTGCTGCGGCTGGTCAGGGAGGGCGGGGACTGGCGTGAGCTGGCCGCCGCGCTCTTCAACGGCCAGGGCTCCTGGGGCAACGGCGCCGCCATGCGGATCGCGCCGCTGGGCGCCTGGTACGCCGACGACCCCGAGCAGGCCACCCACCAGGCCGAGATCTCCGCCTACCCGACGCACCAGCACCGGGAGGCCGTGGTCGGCGCGATGGCGGTGGCCGCGGCGGCGGCGCTTGTCGCGGCGCCCGAGGGGCCGCCGGGCGCCGGAGCGCTGCTCGACGGCGTGATCGCGCTGGTACCGGCGCGCAGCGCGGTCGGCGCCGGGCTGCGCCGGGCGCGCGACATGCTCGACTACGCCGACGCGGGAACCGTCGCCGCCGTTCTCGGCTGCGGACGGCGTACGACGGCGCACGACACGGTGCCGTTCGCGCTCTGGTCGGCCGCGCGCACCCTGAGCGACTACGAACAGGGGTTCTGGACGACGGCTCAGGTGGGCGGCGACGTCGACACGACCTGCGCGATCGTCGGCGGCGTCATCGCCTCACATACGCAGGGCTCCCCGCCCCCCGCCTGGCAACGCCAGACGGAAGACCTTCCCACCTGGGCCGCGCCCGAGACGCACCGCTAG
- a CDS encoding DUF4153 domain-containing protein: protein MPAPALWATLATGLLATLLLTDGLAVNLLLVALPAACAAYAAGRFAGRRTRAWSLVWAVGGLALLTIPVLRDADWPSFLAVVTALAAGSLALHGGRSWPAVLLGPIGVFNSLVTGPLWGWHGVRARSNDARGRVVPVLRALVVTAVLLLVFGALFAGADAAFADLLGDLMPKASFTGGTWHVVTLALGIVGALAVAHTAAAPIRWDRARVPEGRARGRVEWALPLVVLVLLFAVFNAVQLTVLFGGYDAVLRETGLSYAEYARQGFWQLLLATLLTLVVIVLALRWAPRGGVRDRTLVRGVLGTLCVLALVVVASAVRRMDMYVEAYGLTRLRISVTAVEWWLGLVIVFIMAAGVWGARWLPRAVAASAVAGVLAFGLASPDALVAERNVQRYEETGKFDLDYADGLSADAVPALDRLEEPMRSCALRLVARDLADTAGDPWYATSWGQARARDLLADRPVSTDADVVTCGQLGSEALYR from the coding sequence ATACCGGCCCCCGCCCTGTGGGCCACGCTCGCCACCGGCCTCCTCGCCACCCTCCTCCTCACCGACGGCCTCGCCGTCAACCTCCTCCTCGTCGCACTCCCCGCCGCCTGTGCCGCCTACGCGGCGGGCCGCTTCGCGGGCCGCCGCACACGCGCGTGGAGCCTCGTCTGGGCCGTCGGCGGACTCGCCCTGCTGACGATCCCCGTCCTGCGCGACGCGGACTGGCCCTCCTTCCTCGCCGTCGTCACCGCGCTCGCCGCCGGCTCACTCGCGCTGCACGGCGGCCGCAGCTGGCCCGCCGTGCTGCTGGGCCCGATCGGCGTGTTCAACTCCCTGGTCACCGGCCCCCTCTGGGGCTGGCACGGCGTGCGCGCCCGATCGAACGACGCACGGGGCCGGGTCGTACCCGTCCTGCGCGCTCTCGTCGTGACGGCCGTCCTCCTGCTCGTCTTCGGCGCGCTCTTCGCCGGCGCGGACGCCGCCTTCGCGGACCTCCTCGGCGATCTGATGCCCAAGGCCTCGTTCACCGGTGGCACATGGCACGTGGTGACGCTCGCTCTCGGCATCGTCGGCGCGCTCGCCGTCGCGCACACCGCCGCCGCGCCCATCCGCTGGGACCGGGCCCGGGTGCCCGAGGGCAGAGCACGGGGCCGGGTCGAGTGGGCGCTGCCGCTGGTCGTGCTGGTGCTGCTGTTCGCGGTCTTCAACGCCGTGCAGCTCACCGTGCTGTTCGGCGGCTACGACGCCGTGCTGCGCGAGACCGGGCTGTCGTACGCCGAGTACGCGCGCCAGGGCTTCTGGCAACTGCTTCTCGCCACCCTGCTGACCCTGGTCGTCATCGTCCTGGCGCTGCGCTGGGCACCGCGCGGCGGCGTGCGCGACCGGACGCTGGTGCGGGGTGTCCTGGGGACCCTGTGCGTGCTGGCGCTCGTCGTCGTGGCGTCCGCGGTGCGGCGCATGGACATGTACGTGGAGGCATACGGGCTGACCCGGCTGCGGATCTCGGTGACCGCCGTCGAGTGGTGGCTCGGTCTGGTGATCGTCTTCATCATGGCGGCCGGGGTGTGGGGCGCCCGGTGGCTGCCGCGCGCGGTGGCGGCGAGCGCGGTCGCCGGTGTACTGGCGTTCGGGCTCGCCTCCCCGGACGCCCTGGTGGCCGAGCGGAACGTGCAACGGTACGAGGAGACGGGCAAGTTCGACCTCGACTACGCGGACGGACTCTCCGCCGACGCCGTACCGGCGCTCGACCGGCTCGAGGAGCCGATGCGTTCCTGCGCGCTGCGGCTGGTGGCGCGGGACCTCGCGGACACGGCCGGCGACCCCTGGTACGCCACGAGCTGGGGCCAGGCCCGGGCCCGTGACCTCCTCGCCGACCGCCCGGTGTCGACGGACGCCGACGTGGTCACCTGCGGACAGCTGGGCTCGGAAGCGCTGTACCGCTGA
- a CDS encoding MFS transporter — MTTSPTSSASPSLHQPKPGAARREGHPGIALAVIAACQLMVVLDATIVNIALPHIQDALEFSTTDLTWVVSAYTLTFGGLLLLGGRAGDILGRRRVFMTGILLFTAASLLGGLAQEPWQLLVARALQGVGGAIASPTSLALITTTFPEGPERNRAFGVFAAVSAGGGAIGLLAGGMLTEWLDWRWVLFVNVPIGVLIAVLTPMYINESERHPGRFDIAGALTSTLGMAALVYGFIRAAEKDWHNGLAIGSFVAAVVLLLAFAFIETRAKEPITPLRMFADRNRSGTYVIMLSLAAAMFGMFFYIVLFVQNVLGYSPIKAGVAFLPVTVAIVIGAGLSQRFLPTLGPKPFMVVGSTLAVTGLGWQTFITPDSSYAGGVLGPMLVFGFGMGLNFVTLTLTAVSGVAQHEAGAASGLLNAMQQVGGSLGLAILTTVFGTASTNEAEKQLPKFLANGTAEQKAEFAKSHQLPAPWSHEVLAHGISSAFIPAAAMAVVGLATAALVIRVRKSDLEALAGTAGPAAG, encoded by the coding sequence GTGACAACCTCGCCAACCTCTTCAGCCTCTCCATCACTCCACCAACCCAAGCCGGGAGCAGCCCGCCGGGAGGGACACCCCGGCATCGCGCTCGCCGTCATCGCGGCCTGCCAACTCATGGTCGTACTCGATGCGACGATTGTGAACATCGCACTCCCGCACATTCAAGACGCGCTCGAATTCAGCACCACCGACCTGACATGGGTGGTCAGCGCGTACACCCTCACCTTCGGCGGCCTGCTGCTCCTCGGCGGCCGGGCCGGTGACATCCTGGGCCGGCGCCGGGTCTTCATGACCGGCATCCTGCTGTTCACCGCCGCCTCGCTGCTGGGCGGACTGGCCCAGGAGCCCTGGCAACTGCTGGTCGCCCGGGCGCTACAGGGTGTGGGAGGCGCGATAGCGTCGCCCACGTCACTGGCGCTCATCACCACGACCTTCCCCGAAGGGCCCGAGCGGAACCGGGCGTTCGGCGTCTTCGCCGCGGTCTCGGCGGGCGGTGGCGCGATCGGGCTGCTGGCCGGAGGCATGCTCACCGAATGGCTCGACTGGCGCTGGGTGCTCTTCGTCAACGTGCCCATCGGCGTGCTGATCGCCGTGCTGACCCCGATGTACATCAACGAGTCCGAACGCCACCCTGGCCGCTTCGACATAGCCGGCGCGCTCACCTCCACGCTCGGCATGGCGGCACTCGTGTACGGCTTCATCCGGGCGGCCGAGAAGGACTGGCACAACGGCCTCGCCATCGGCTCCTTCGTCGCGGCCGTGGTCCTGCTGCTGGCCTTCGCCTTCATCGAGACGCGGGCCAAGGAACCGATCACTCCCCTGCGGATGTTCGCCGACCGCAACCGCTCCGGCACTTACGTGATCATGCTGAGCCTCGCCGCGGCGATGTTCGGGATGTTCTTCTACATCGTGCTCTTCGTGCAGAACGTGCTCGGGTACAGCCCGATCAAGGCGGGCGTGGCCTTCCTCCCGGTCACCGTCGCGATCGTGATCGGCGCCGGACTGTCGCAGCGGTTCCTGCCGACGCTCGGCCCCAAGCCGTTCATGGTCGTCGGCTCGACGCTGGCGGTGACAGGCCTCGGCTGGCAGACCTTCATCACCCCCGACAGCTCCTACGCGGGCGGTGTGCTGGGGCCGATGCTGGTGTTCGGCTTCGGCATGGGGCTCAACTTCGTGACGCTGACGCTCACCGCGGTCTCCGGGGTCGCACAGCACGAGGCGGGCGCGGCCTCCGGGCTGCTCAACGCGATGCAGCAGGTGGGCGGTTCGCTGGGGCTCGCCATCCTGACCACGGTGTTCGGCACCGCCAGTACGAACGAGGCGGAGAAGCAGCTGCCGAAGTTCCTCGCCAACGGCACGGCGGAACAGAAGGCGGAGTTCGCCAAGTCGCACCAGCTGCCGGCTCCGTGGAGCCACGAGGTGCTGGCGCACGGCATATCCTCGGCGTTCATCCCGGCCGCGGCGATGGCCGTGGTGGGGCTGGCGACGGCGGCACTGGTGATCCGGGTCCGCAAGAGCGACCTGGAGGCGCTGGCCGGTACGGCGGGCCCCGCGGCCGGCTGA
- a CDS encoding TetR/AcrR family transcriptional regulator codes for MATSHWPDAPARPAPVRRRGVVLERAILDATLDQLSTVGWRDLTMEAVAAGAQTGKAAVYRRWSSKEELVADALRAGLPGFDRAPDLGSVREDLIALCLRAREAMFSRSGHALRSVIHECDTVQVERFHVLICEKVLDPTSRLLREIVKRGIERGEVRASAADGYVYDAIPAMMMYRSKMCDSEWSERDIEEMIDRLMLPLLRPDGT; via the coding sequence ATGGCTACTTCCCACTGGCCCGACGCCCCCGCCCGCCCGGCGCCCGTGCGCCGGCGCGGTGTCGTCCTCGAGCGCGCGATCCTCGACGCGACCCTGGACCAGCTCAGCACCGTCGGCTGGCGGGACCTCACGATGGAGGCCGTGGCCGCCGGCGCCCAGACCGGCAAGGCCGCGGTGTACCGCCGCTGGTCGTCGAAGGAGGAGCTCGTCGCCGACGCGCTGCGGGCCGGCCTGCCCGGCTTCGACCGGGCACCCGACCTGGGCAGCGTGCGCGAGGATCTGATCGCCCTGTGTCTGCGGGCGCGCGAGGCGATGTTCTCGCGCTCCGGCCACGCCCTGCGCTCGGTGATTCACGAATGCGACACCGTGCAGGTCGAGCGCTTCCATGTGCTGATCTGTGAGAAGGTCCTCGACCCCACCAGCAGGCTGCTCCGGGAGATCGTGAAACGCGGAATCGAGCGGGGCGAGGTACGGGCGAGCGCGGCCGACGGCTACGTCTACGACGCGATCCCGGCCATGATGATGTACCGCTCCAAGATGTGCGACAGCGAATGGAGCGAACGGGACATCGAGGAAATGATCGACCGGCTGATGCTCCCGCTGCTGCGTCCCGACGGCACCTGA